From Paralcaligenes sp. KSB-10:
TCAACCCCAGCCTGCGAAAGAACCTGGCCTATGATCCTATCAAGGACTTTGCCCCCATCACGCTGCTGGCCAAGTCGCCGCTGGTTCTGGTGGTGCATCCGAAGCTGAAGGTGCATTCCGTGAAAGAGCTAATCGCTTTGGCCAAATCGCAGCCCGGAAAGCTCAATTACGCCTCTAATGGCAATGGTTCGTCCTCGCAACTGGCCGCCTTGATGTTCACGTCAATGGCCGGTGTGAGCATGGTGCATGTGCCCTATAAGGGATTGAGTCCCGCACTTACCGGTTTGTTAAGCGGGGAAGTGCCCATGATGTTCAGCAGCGTGGTGGCGATCCTGCCGCATATCCAGAGCGGCAAGCTGATTGCGCTGGGCGTTACCGGCTCGAAGCGGCTTGCGGCGCTGCCCGATGTACCCACTATTGCGCAAACCGGCCTGGCCGGCTACGAGACGAATTCCTGGTACGGCATACTTGCCCCTGCCGGTACGCCGCGCCCCATTGTCCTTAAACTGAACGAGGCGTTGAATCGGGTATTGGAGATTCCCGAGGTCAAGACCCGATTGGCGAATGAAGGCGCCGAAACGATCGGAGGCACGCCTGAACAGTTCGCCGACTACATCAAAGATGAAAAAGAACTGTTGGGCAAAGTGATTGCCAAGTCTGGAATCCAATTGAATTGATACGGGCGGGCAGGCGTCGCAGATATTTATGCTAGAATCCTGTTCTTCGCTGGATCGGGGCTTGCCTCGGCCAGTGGGCCGAAGGTTAAACCCTTTGGTTTCGGGGCGTAGCGCAGCCTGGTAGCGCACTTGCATGGGGTGCAAGGGGTCGCGAGTTCGAATCCCGCCGTCCCGACCAACAAAATCAAGGGTCTACAGATTTTTGTCTGTAGACCCTTGTTCCGTTCTGGTCTGCCGTGCCACGTCGGTGCCACAAAGCGCAGAGCTAAGGCATGGCGTGGTACTTGCGTATCAAACCCAAGAAACGCCTGGTGCGCGAGCCGCCTGTCCCATTGAGAACGGCGACTGACCGCAACCCACTTGAATTCCATCTGGCGAAAAATTCATTTTGCCATATGGCCGAGAAAAACAGTTAACAATAGAATATCGGGCCAATCGGGCGATCCAGCCTTGGCAATCTAAGTTTGCGTTCCTTGGGCGAAACCCATGCCAAATTTGAGGAGTTCATCAAGGCCGTGCCCACTAACCATCACCATACTGCTTTCGTCGACCATTAAATAAGCGAGCCGCCATGTCATTTTCATCTTTACCGCTTGAAGCGCCGCTTGTCGACACGCATGCGCACCTCTACACGTTGGATATGCCCCTGAACGCGAATGCTTGGCATAAACCTCCGCGTGATGCGACCGTCGAGCACTACCTATCCGTTTTGGACACACATGGCGTGCAGTTTGCTGTACTCGCCGCTGCCAGCATTTATGGAGACTACAATGATTACCACATTAGAGCGTGCCGTCGACATGCTCGGTTGCGTACTACGATCATCGCACACCCCCAACTCGACATGTACACGCTCGAACGGATGAAGGCAGATGGCGTAGTAGGAATACGCCTGCAATGGCGTAACGTTGAGGAGCGGCCTGACCTTACCTCAGTGGAATATCAGCGATTGCTAAGACGAGTTGCCGACCTCAACTGGCATGTGCATGTGCATGACGACAGCCATCGCCTGCCGGAAACCATCCGCTTGTTGGAGCAAGCCGGCGTCAGGTTGGTGATCGACCATTTCGGACGTCCAAATGAACAGCACGGGTTGGCCGCACCAGGTTTCCAGGCGGTGCTACAGTCGGTTGACAGAGGCAACACGTGGGTCAAGTTGTCCGCCGGGTTCAGGCTCCCTTCTGAAAATTTCGCGCGAGAATGCGCTGCCGAGCTTCTCAAGTCGGCTGGGCCTGAACGCCTCTTGTGGGGTAGCGATTGGCCCTTTGCCGCTTTTGAGAACAGAGTAAGTTACGCAGACACAATTTCTGCCTTCA
This genomic window contains:
- a CDS encoding tripartite tricarboxylate transporter substrate binding protein, with amino-acid sequence MINVYIKILALAAFGAVMGTAQAQPASGYPSRPIRLIVPFAPGGGNDNVARTVGDQLSRILGQSIVVENKAGAGGTIGAELAAKAAPDGYTLFLGGVGSLAINPSLRKNLAYDPIKDFAPITLLAKSPLVLVVHPKLKVHSVKELIALAKSQPGKLNYASNGNGSSSQLAALMFTSMAGVSMVHVPYKGLSPALTGLLSGEVPMMFSSVVAILPHIQSGKLIALGVTGSKRLAALPDVPTIAQTGLAGYETNSWYGILAPAGTPRPIVLKLNEALNRVLEIPEVKTRLANEGAETIGGTPEQFADYIKDEKELLGKVIAKSGIQLN
- a CDS encoding amidohydrolase, giving the protein MSFSSLPLEAPLVDTHAHLYTLDMPLNANAWHKPPRDATVEHYLSVLDTHGVQFAVLAAASIYGDYNDYHIRACRRHARLRTTIIAHPQLDMYTLERMKADGVVGIRLQWRNVEERPDLTSVEYQRLLRRVADLNWHVHVHDDSHRLPETIRLLEQAGVRLVIDHFGRPNEQHGLAAPGFQAVLQSVDRGNTWVKLSAGFRLPSENFARECAAELLKSAGPERLLWGSDWPFAAFENRVSYADTISAFTRWIPDKHARRKIAGETALKLYFS